In Magallana gigas chromosome 1, xbMagGiga1.1, whole genome shotgun sequence, the sequence GGCCCATAATATCtgtcataaaaatattcaacttcaCCATAATCACGATTCCAGTTCTGCAAATTATTAGGCAAATCTCTGTGATACAGATATCCCCCGGACCCACCGTGATTTTGGATGTACGTATATAAATCAGTCCCATCTCTGAGAATGAAATCAAGCTCTTCGCTAGACAAATTTGATATATGTGGCATACGCTGCATAAAGACAATTAAAGCTATGAGTGCAATTGCAGTACACTGTACACCATTGTAAGGCCTAAAAATATTGCACCCTTGATGCATATTAGCTAAAACGCTCCTTACCATTCTGATGTTTCGTGGGGAAATCCTCAGCATGTGCCGCTATTTTGCGCGGCAATGAACAACAAATATGGATCGTTATTCCTGCAATTACGTTAtgtttcccattcataaaataatCCTGTACTAAACTTTGAACTTAATTTTTTGAATAACTATGATTTAGAAATTTGAAGATCATGACttctgtataaaataattaatttttacaattttttaaaatattgcacGAACATGTACTTACAACGCACGggcgattaattttaaaaacactaaCTGTCACTCGTACTTTATATGCTGAATCTCGATCATCCAGACGCTTCTTCAATTTGGAGTAAAAGAGTCCGAAAGAGTCTGGATGAtaataaatttttgttgttgtatttttGCTTCTtgcgagaaaaaaaatattatacacgTATATTTCCCCAATATaccataattttgtttattttaattaaactttatattgatttattaaaaaaacacctCCGCAACTTATGCACAGCTCCGCAGTAAATCATGCGACTTTTCTAAACTTATTTCATATAATGGGCCGGCTCGTGCCGGCCCATAATAATGGTAAACACACACAAACGCtcaaatacacacacacacacacgacGAGAGGATgtatatcaatgaaaataataGGAATATTGAATAGTgatctaaatatattttatagataATGGACACCTCATTTGAACTGACCGAGGAGGGAAAAAatcagaaatgatttttttaatcctaAAACCTACAACATGGCTGACGCATCGTCATTGGCTAACAGCACACGATTGTCGCTTGGCCCGGTCCAAGTAAAAAGCGTTAGTGTAAATATCATTTGCGTCGATGTCTGTTTGAGTATGTACAAGTGAGTACTATtctaataattgattttaaatttagattGGTGAGACGGGAGTGGTGTCCACCGGTTCGCAAAGAAGGGAGGTGCAGCTGTCCATGGACGGTCGGTCTGCTCTCCTTACCCTCTGGGATAAGGAGACAGACCTGGAAGTCGTTGCTGGGGACATGTATATTGTCCGAAATATAGTCCCCAGTAACGACTTCATTAAGCAGAGGTGCTACTCGTCCACCCCTCTGACAAATTCGAGGTAAAATGCATACACTGTCTCGTCACAATAGTTTTTGCTATCAAAAAAGTCATTGTAATATCTATACATAGAGACAAAAGTATTgcttcaaaattaaatgaattctatttagtttaagtaaaatattgaaatattgtaaacgAATTTCTTCATATTAAGATGCTATTTTGATGCCTCATCAGACTCTAATATTGATTGATATTGATTAACAATTGTAGCCATATGAATGCACAGAACTCCAGGAAACATTTGAGGGGGTGGTCGAGTCTGTGTCCTTTGCCAGGTACTACTTTCTTTTTCTCTTAGAAAGGTTTTGCCtttcgttttatttattttttttaaatgcaacttCCGTTCTAAACCTATTGCTGATGTTTATTACATtgattatgtttattgttttaatttctttctaaCATAATTTTCCTTGCCATGCCACCTTTTTACGCTTGTCAAAGTAAggtattaaaatgattttaaaagagagcttttaaaaatatcacatataaatgatttaatttcatttaacatggcaaaaaaaccccaataaacATAAACCAATTGTCTACATCCATGTTCTATCAAACtgatatttatgaatttatcattGCAGCAATCTCATTGAGATTAACGATATGATGCTGACAATATCGAAGGACAACCTTGCTAAGATTATTCCAGGCAGACAATTTAGTCCGGTACAGGTTACCGGACTGAAAAGAAATGGAGAAATTTGTGAAATGTAAGTCAAATTTATTatctttaatcattttataaagcTATGTGATATTCCGCCTGCTTTATcaatttgtaaatgaatttctaataatcttaatttttcttttcagagATGTGAAGAAGGCCAAGATGTGAGAAACGGTGAGAGTCATTAAAGTACCTTGAtccaaagggggggggggggggggttcggcACTTTAAGTTCAgttactttaaaaacaaaacatgcacAATTATTttggacaatattttttattcagatatttgggtttttttcatactGTTTCCCctattttgttaatgtttatcCTTGCATTTTACGTTTCAGTTATATAAGTTCATAATAAAGAACTAAAGCCACGAAGTGCCAAAATCGGCCCTGTCACCAAAATAGGTGAAAGTCTCTCAAATAATACTTTAAGATTTATAGTTTAGAAAACACTTAATTTTTTCCCAATATCTTTTCTAGTTTTCCTTTTACAGTCGTTCAAACTTTGTATTGTTTCTGTTTGTTTAGTATGACGTTATGGCGTTGACGTGTTTACTATAACGTCATAAGAAACTGTTATGTATAAGAAGGTGAAATGTATGTGAAGACCCTAAGGTCAtacactaatttttttttatggactgagacaaaattacataatagcataaagaaataaaagtaatactgtaataattatttagttaattttttacataggtCTGATCACCGggtaaaaacatttcaaagataatatgattaaatgataaaaggaaATTGTGTTCACTCAATTAAGAAGTATGGATGCATATAACTTTTCCGTTACTCCAACTtggtaaatataaatgtaactaTAGTTAAATAAATCTTAAGATCAGTAAAATAGTGTATATTGCatgcaaattaaaatttattctcATTTAAAATACCGCATGTACATGGAAGCAGTAAAAATGTAAATCCCACCAAAGGTAATATTTATTCACTTATcatcttttaaaagtaaatatatggTGATTTCCGGATACAGTGGTGAATTGTTActtacatacatttataaaacaataaaatatgatttaccaAGAATGCATTTAGTACAAGTTATAACAATAATCTAATAAccaaattataaacaaacattaaacattttttgtaataatacatgttCATATTCATTTTCGGGTTTGCCTTTCTTTGACATATCAACCATAGCGGGAtttcagaaattattttttacaatttacgaTACATACATTtaacttaaacaaaataattcgtTGAAGAATTTACAGTTGCATTTAAACTTTTACTTCaaatatgcatacatgtacatgtatatctatacgTACTGGAATTATAGGAATATTTAAAGATGatttaaatacaatatttctagatgatttaaatacattcaatgttCTATGatattacataatattttctattattgaaaatatacaagtataaattaaataaaagatagTTAAGTTATACATAGTATCCACTTTATGTGATAGtcctacatgtacttgtagCTGTCATTCTTCAATGTCACTGTCATCAGTGTCAGAGACATCAATAATTGCAGCGTCTTTGACATATTCACCCCAGTTCTGAATACCTGTAGCTGAAACATCGACATCATTGTGCTTTGCAAATCCCAAGTACCACACAACAGATGCAATGTGCGAGCAGACACCTACCACACGTGCACCCGCACGGCATTTACAATACCAGGCAGTGACAGCTGATTCTGTGTATTGGATCCAGAGCATATACTTCTTTGATGAAATATGCCTACTCTGCAACTTAACTCTAATTAAGCCGGGGTGTTCTTTATGGACCAAGATGTCAGACTCTCCTTCCATGTATTCTTGAATATAACTTGGACAAAGCCTTACTTGGTATACTCCACAAGTTAAATTTCTAATTTCTTCTTCGTCTAGCTTGGGGAAATTCAAAGAATCGGATGAAACTTCCCAGCAGGATGACCTCTTGTCAAGTGCATGTTCTTCCACAAATGCCTTTAAACTGTTGACTTGCTTTGACAGGTATTGCATCTTGGCTGCAAGAGCTTCATCGTCATCTGCATTTCCTGTAGAGAGGGGTGGTAAATACTTATTGGAAATCGCACATACAATTCGCACATAGTCCCCTATGAATGGCACCTGATTTGTTGGGAGGGTATGTGCAAGATATTTCCAACGTTTAATCCTGGAATTGGCAGCCTCCACAACCCAGCGAATCTGTAAATCAGAAAATGAGAAAAGCAAAACAATAAGTAAATTCATATGAAATCTCAATTTTAAATGCAAGTACTAGTATGTATCAAGTCAAAGACCTTATTGCAACACATCCTTACACTCTGAGTACACTAAATAAAGAGAAACAAAATTaggattttctttatttgctaCATAccgggtacatgtattttgaaattagGAAGTCTACTTGCCTTGGTAACCAAACGACTGGCATTTGCATCAGGTGTGGGCATTTGCCGTTCCCCTTTGTCAAGAAGATGAGGCATGTATGCTTTTATACCAAACTCCTCAAGGACTCCAAGGGCATCCCGAAATCCCCTGTCCACGATAAATATATCGTCATCTTCAAACCAGTTCTTGATGTCTTCTATATTTGATTTCAACATATGATTCAGGATGGATGCATCGTTGTTTCGACTGTCAGCAAGATAGGGACCAACTACTGTCAGGAAATATCCATCCGTTGAAACAACAACCATTGGCTTAACCAAAGGGCGGCCTTTATGGATGCTGTATGTCCTTCTTTGGAATTGGAAATGGTTGCTTTTCTGGATGTATATATAAGTCCCATCAAGGACTGCGATGGCTTGACTTTGTGTCATATTTCCAAAGAGAGATTGGGCCAGTGGTCTTGTGTGGTTCGCTATCACTTCTTGGCGAGATATATGGTGTAATCCTACGTTTTCTGGAACAAACTTTTTCATAAGTGCAGTCCTGACAGTTGAAATAGCTCTTCTTACTGACGACTTTGAAATACCAAATATTGTTGACATTAACTGGTTCGACATTCCAGATCGCATTTTGAGAAGGAATATTCCTAGAGACATTGTTGATGTTCTGCTaggtgtattttttatttctgtttctatCTCCTGATGCAGATCTGCAAAGTGGTCTTTGGATATTCCAGTTAGAGTGATGTAATCCAGGTTGTTAAGGTATGACGGATCAAACGTGAATTTGGAtgagcaattctgaattgcatAACTCCGTATCCTTGTGATTAGGTCTACTATTGTACGTCTGTTCAAACATGATGTATCTATAGTCTTTAAATTATTCAGTGATCCTGTGATAAAATCATCATTAGCAATATGTGAGGGACAGCACCTGCTGCCAGATGGGATAATCACTTCCTTGTGGATGAATGCTGAGAGTCTTGCTGATATCGGCACAACGATGAGCTTCGGCCCGGGTCTCTTGCAAATGAAGCAGTATGAATGGGAAGAAACAGTCCTATGAAGAGGCAGGGTAACAGATGGTGGACTTAGACATAATGAGTTTCCTGGAAGTTCAGTGTCAAGTTTTGCATTAATAGGTTTTTCTTTTACTTGTTTGTTTCTGTAGTACTGGTGTCTGCATTTATTACATAACACATCCACTGGTCTAGCATCCACCATGAACGTTTTCCTCAGAAATCGTCTTATTTCAACGCTTTCAGATTTCTTCCTGTCATTTGGCTTAGTTCTTTTCTTACATAGAACACACGGAAATCTATTTCTGCCATCAACTAGCTCCATTCTacaaaacaacaaagaaaaacatgaagtggaaattacaattttatagttttttcatttattcaaaaattcattattttatagtctttcatttcttttaaaattatatgagCAATTAGTGCTGGGGACTAAAAAACCTTCGTTATACCTTTCGTTATACCCGAGATTTTCATATATTCGTGTTCgttataaacgagttttactgtattaagaAGAAATTAAGACAGATGGAACATCCTTTTAACACGTATCTGACGACGAAGGgaattatgtatttattatgaataaattattttttgtactttagatattttttttaattattgagtacaaatatatagattaatttttttacgttgtgaatgtttttataattttacaattagCAATTTAAttccattaattattttttctctggtttaggattatttttattattgattaaaaaagcaTTTATCTATACTCTTTATTGATTATATCCATATTAAttatgtatgaatttttttatacgttatgtatgcttttttttttataaatttaatttttttttggtcaataatataaagaacaattataaataatttccaacggaatttaataataattacaaTCACGAAAACTGATAATATATGGgttatttgttcatatttttaatattgaatttttttcaagaaataaatgtACTTCATTAATTTATCTTTAAGTCTTTAAgttaattgggtttttttttattcctgtaCTTATTTCCTCATTTAGATGCAATGTTTTATGTTTCAATTATCAAGAAAAACAaccaatatttattttcatttcattactctttttttacatggattttttgggtttttttttgttttctgcaagtgttaaaaatttcatgaaCCAGAATATCTAAGGAACGAATTATCCAGTAACCGGTTGACCTAGTGTCGGTTGACAAGGAAACGTAAACAGTGTATACAGACATGCACACGTATCAAACGTTGTACAATccatatgataaaaattcaagaAACAGACTTGATAAATTCATTGTCATTGATTAACAAAGGCcaagataaaaattatataacgtTACCTCTCTGATTTACTTTACAtcttttccggggggggggggggggggggggtcctatCTGAGGTGACAACTCGGTGACAAGCAGACGTTTTGTGCATGTAATATGTATCGAGATTATCTAATGATAAAGATagtaaagaaaagaaagtttttgTGCTAGATATTTACTCAAGATACTTTTTTATTCACAAGCTTAACTGTTTATCAAGATCAAAGGGAAGTCACACCAGTTTTGTACGGGCACAGGGGTGGATCCAGTAACTTGAGGGGagtatttgtttttgttatagGTTATTATGTGGTTAAAATCGATGAAGAAAACTACTTACCttgcatgtttttatttttcttcagtttGTCATGGTTTGTGATCGTAGACAATCTTCATCTTCTATTTTATTCTCAAGAGTAACAATACGGAACTTTCGTGTTACGGATCCGCTCCGTAGTCATGAAATATTGAGCATACGatacgattttaaaaaaaaaatctttattcaaaaagacattaaaaatgaacaaaaagatACCATGTAgtctctttttaatttctttttctgttttattcgGCGTTTTGATGACATATACCAAAAATCCACTTGCATGGAATGAAAAATTCCGGTTATTTGCAGAAAGTATAagttaaaaatgcaaataaccCCCAAGCCTCgatccaaaaaatatcaagatttttttgacacaattttattgttaatttttattttttcaatactttttagATCGAGGCGTGGGGcgatataaaaatgtttatccaAATAGGTGACATGTagcaaaatttgcaaaaaactgGTGACCGATACCGGTTTAGCttcttataatatatatctGCATGAGTTTTCGCGGAAAAAATGTTACGGATTTTTAAGAAAGAAGGTCCAAgctttttaatattatgataGATTTTGCAATATGGGAGACTTCAATTTACTCATAATCACAGGGCCGATTTTGGCACTTCGTGGCTTTAGTTCTTTGCATACTAGGATCAGGGTACTTTAAAATGTATGTATGAAATGAATGAGTGAGAAGAGActatttatgtatttcaaaataaaaaaaaaatgaaagaacctgaattatattttattttgatgaatttgaGAATGCATCGTTTACGCCatgaaacattttcattgttttgcaAGAATGAAGGAATTATTTGTACACTATTCGGGGAAAACTTGCTTACAATTGGCGTTTATTATTTGTTAAACCAACATGGTATCATAATACCTTTTTTACGATCATGGATATAGTAaaggttgaattttttttgaaagtctACAGTTTCAATTGAAATTGTTGCTTGACTTTTACAAAGATATATGTACTGTTCAACCAAACATCTGAATTCTCAACTTGTCAAGTTGCAAGAGATATGAAACTATACATTCTGGTCAATAAAAGGTGCGCCATTAGCTGCCGATCTGTAGCTCTTCGGTAAAATCCGCGTTGACATGCCTTGTGGCCATAATTCCTCCTACGCTAAACGCTTGCAATTTATGGTACATAAAAACTGAGATAGTTCTGGCCCAATACTATTGCATTTGTTTATGCCGTAAATTGCAAATGAcaaaatacaaatcaaaatgtACCTAACTGCGCTCGTgtagtttaaagaaaaaaatatatttcattctggATAAAAAAGTGAATATTAGGAAGAAATGTATATATCAAAAGTTATGGTGGTCGACTTAAATTGCGgatgtttttacacatttttatgaaactaGATGATATCCCGCGCAAGTGCGGGAATTAACACGTTAcaaattaatatgatacaatgcttaTAATGATgaacttggggggggggggggggttgttcatttttgaacatgctttttccgaaattttttggaataaaaacaaaactgcaTGGCTGAATATTAAGAGTCTCGCAGCTAACTGGAACcaaaaataacaaacatttttattttatttcaaacacgTAAGTGGGTATTTAGTGCGTCGTATCTCTTAATTTAACTGGGGAGGAGGTCACCCCCTTCCCCAATTCAACTTCcccgttttatgcatacatcattCATACTGCAGTATAGACTGTTCatgatttacaaattaatgtataatGTTTACTACTCTACCAACCTGTCGTGctgtaaaatatatgaaattaaaaaatcgcTAGCGTACGCATCTTTATTAcgttattttaaaccaaagttgtcagatcCAAAGTATCTGTCCGATGGCTAACTCGCCCTACACCTTCCGCCTTGACGTTAATTAGTCTACCCGCGTTCCAAGGCACCCCGTTCTTGAAAGTTCTTtccatcaaaattaaaatcgcATCAAATTGTTCCACTTTGTATAGTAGCTTTTTTGTATTAACCAAAGATGTCCTATCTAAGGTATCTGCCGGTAATGCTTAATGAATTGTTTATACTGAGTATTTGCCATGACGTTCATTAGTCAaaccgcgttcttggttactccgttctggaaagttctattcCATTCTCTCGccagaggtcgtgcttcgcaagcgttctatccatcaaaactaaaatcgcgcaTTCAAGAAAAGAATTGCCTTGTTTTATTTATCCAACATTTGTCGaatcttaacttctatgtaTACTGCAAGTAAGTTCCCAGTAAAGATATTCACTCTTTGCGtaatcatacaatatcatttaattgtaagcatgtatttcaATTCAGATTTCCACTGACTTGGATCaaccaaagcgtgtccaccacctaactctcatttttgctatttcgggctggTTTATCGAAATTGAAAGTAGGTTTTGAATTAAGTTTGCAATAACTACTTATCAGGTAAACTTCAATTatagcttacggacatcatatttcttgtgttgaaataccaaatgtgtaagcagttactctggtaCAGGCATGCTTTAGCTTATtggcaaaatgtcttaatttataagtatagaagATACTTCGTGTTTTCACCCCattaaacacaataaacaaCATACCGAGCAATGAGACGTTTTTGCGACGCTTCCCAAGTATTCTATGATGAAGACTGATATCCATTTTATTCTCCAACAGAAGATCATATCGACGAACTTCTTATGCTAGATTTCATTCCAATGGAATTTTATCGATGTCTAGCCTGTGATCGTTTTTTCTGTGAGGATCTGCTGGAAGAAATGAGACAAGAGAACTTAGACAATGGGAGAGAAATCGAATCTTAGTACACAGAAGATCATATTGACGAACTTCTTATGCTAGATTTCATTCCAATGGAATTTTATGAATGCCTAGCCGGTGATCATTTTTTCTGTGAGGATATGGAGGAAGAAATGAGACTAGAGTCCAGTATCTCCGTCTTATACCATTTCAAAGAGTCTTTTTGAAATAAGGAAAAGGTGAAAAATAGAACTTAGACAATGGGAGAgtatataaattgtgaaatcgAACCCTAGCGCATTCACATAACTCTCTGCATAATAACTATGCCTTTTTATGACAGTGGATTTACAATTGACTATACGTTATTATACTCTTGGTACTTAAACCTTGATACCTTATCTTTGACtgtaattataacaatttatacaCTGATgcaatttttacaaatatatgtatCGACAACCTACAAAGTGGTGTTTTCTTAATACTGAAGTAGATATTGACAAATTGGGTTTAAATGAAAgtctgtaaaaaaaacaacaaaaaaacaacaaacaaacataaGCGTCAATGTTAGAATGTACGAGTCAAAGGAATGTTGAGCTTATGAAGTATTTAAGAGTATCCTGCGAGCAGTGAAAATGAGCCCCAAAACTCAATCACTTTATACTTATGATATCGACCTATGGTCAGTGTAGAAATTATACAGTAATAGAGAAAGGAGAGATTCTTTCATTAATTTGAGTAGTCAACCCTTTAATAAgttaaagggtttttttttttttggtttttaaaaaaagtatttttcatctgctttttttttgtttattggcCTCCATTCTCTGTTGGTGGAGGTGGGGGAGGCTGTGGGGGAGTGGCCTACAAATATGTAGACAATCTCCCTGTCTACATTGATCATCCCTCCACTAGGAAAGGGATTCTCATCCGCTTCCTTCTCCCAATCCACTTCAACCAGAATTTTCGTCATTTTAGGTAAATTTGATTAAGACTCAGTTTGTGCTacagttttcttctttttctcttttcttaaaaaaattgaccaatgGACTCCTTTCACCACTTGACCAATGATTAACGGTTTTATAATACTCAGTTTAATCCATTGACCAGAGATAAATTCTGTACTGTAAATCCCTATTAATCGCTCCAAGCACTTGGAAAATTGTAAGTGACTTCACACTTTACCTGaggattattttgaaaatggttGTAAGATCAGTATCTTGACTATTTAGTTTTAAGCGTTGATAATGAGTATTGAgacatttttttccacaaaaaaaaaattgactatatatttatttaaatatcaatcaCAATATtcaaggttttttaaaatgttgataataaatttatacaagaagagaaattttgaataataaaatgtttattcacAACCAGTAAATATACAACTTTGATTTCTTTGCTCAGCAGTTGTTAAAATTGGACAGTAAAAGTTAAGCACctcaatacatgtttaaaaaacacacattttattgctaagaagaagaaaaagaacacCCTAAACACAAAAACTGGTGATAGGTTGTTTACCAATGGCTAAAATAGTAGTATTTTGATGACATAAATAGTATGAGGtagtaaattatttaaaaacctgagtatttccaataaaaaatataacttcaatAATTTGTGAATGACTGAATGTAAGTTTTACAAATGGCTAAAATAGTAGTATTTTGATGACATAAAAAGTATGAGGtagttaattatttaaaaacctgagtatttccaataaaaatataacttcaaTAATTTGTGAATGACTGAATGTAAGtacaaattgtttttcataaaGTAACACATTTCTcacataaaaatacaaaactaaaggaaatctaaattattgaatatatacatgctgattttttttttatcacaaactTCAAGTGTAcacaagaaagaaaaatgaaaaaatatcacatacctttaatttttatacagaaaaaaaccctGAGTGTTGTTTAACGTGATAAGTAAATGGGAATGTATGAAGCATGATTTATAAGTAAATGGAAATGTATAAAGTATGAATTAATCAAACACTTTCATTAGTGTAGAATGACAAGATTGAGTAAATAGGTATGATAATTCTAAAGTGAATAAACGTTGTACACATTGAGCCAATATAactacatattaaaaaaaatgctcaCTATAAACTTGTCACATATTAAAGTCAATCTAgctacatttttaacaaaaggATCAACAGAAGAACTAAAGTAAAGATTTAAACCACAAACTACAAATGTAcacacaaaatgaaaaaaaaattacatgcctttattttttatacagaaaaaaCCTGAGTGTAATTTGACATGATCAGTAAATGAtaggtaaaacaaaaaaataggaATAACAACAAtttgtataattaaaaaaatcacacttttttcttcttaaagaGATGACCTAAGTCCTGTTTAGCATGACTAGTAAATGAGTAAAGcagaaatatatgaaatatgacACATATGAATTACATTTTGTTAATTTGGGAAAATGTAGAAAGCaggaaatattgtaaaaaaaaaattacaaagtaaAAGTATAGGCAAGCATAAGCATTTGACATTTGTAGTTTGAGTATAATAACACTGAACCAGTCTAActacaatgaaaacaaaacaccaTTCGTTGGTGAACTTgtgtcataaaaataaaaaatattacaactaCTTTTACCCTCAAAAAAGCACCAGCTgtaaaaaatagttaaaatccAATCAAactacatttttcaaaaaattaaaaaaaaaattctgaacatTATTAGAAGTATTTAAAG encodes:
- the LOC136273776 gene encoding uncharacterized protein, with the protein product MELVDGRNRFPCVLCKKRTKPNDRKKSESVEIRRFLRKTFMVDARPVDVLCNKCRHQYYRNKQVKEKPINAKLDTELPGNSLCLSPPSVTLPLHRTVSSHSYCFICKRPGPKLIVVPISARLSAFIHKEVIIPSGSRCCPSHIANDDFITGSLNNLKTIDTSCLNRRTIVDLITRIRSYAIQNCSSKFTFDPSYLNNLDYITLTGISKDHFADLHQEIETEIKNTPSRTSTMSLGIFLLKMRSGMSNQLMSTIFGISKSSVRRAISTVRTALMKKFVPENVGLHHISRQEVIANHTRPLAQSLFGNMTQSQAIAVLDGTYIYIQKSNHFQFQRRTYSIHKGRPLVKPMVVVSTDGYFLTVVGPYLADSRNNDASILNHMLKSNIEDIKNWFEDDDIFIVDRGFRDALGVLEEFGIKAYMPHLLDKGERQMPTPDANASRLVTKIRWVVEAANSRIKRWKYLAHTLPTNQVPFIGDYVRIVCAISNKYLPPLSTGNADDDEALAAKMQYLSKQVNSLKAFVEEHALDKRSSCWEVSSDSLNFPKLDEEEIRNLTCGVYQHNDVDVSATGIQNWGEYVKDAAIIDVSDTDDSDIEE